In Nostoc piscinale CENA21, the genomic stretch ATAATCAAGCCATGCAAGATTTAGCTGATATTCTCGACTTACCAGAGTTACCCCACCGCATTGAAGGTTACGACATTTCCCATATCCAAGGTTCCAATGCTGTTGCTTCTCAAGTCGTATTTATTGATGGTTTACCCGCCAAGCAAAATTATCGCCATTACAAAATCAAAAATCCCACCGTCACAATTGGACATTCCGATGACTTTGCCAGTTTAGCGGAAGTCATTCAACGACGGTTTCGTAAATATAGTGAAGATTCTCAACTACAACGCACAGGCAATCCTGACTGGCCTGATTTAATTATGATTGATGGCGGTAAAGGTCAGCTATCATCTGTTGTTGCTGTGTTGCAAGAAATGAACTTACTAGAAGACTTGCGGGTTGTGAGTTTGGCAAAACAGCGCGAAGAGATTTTCTTACCGGGAGAGTCACAACCCTTACCCACCGACGCAGAACAACCAGGAGTCCAATTACTAAGAAGGTTACGAGATGAAGCCCATCGGTTTGCAGTGAGTTTCCATCGGCAACAACGCAGTGATAAACTGAGGCGATCGCGTTTAGATGAAATCCCCGGCTTAGGACATCATCGCCAAAAACAACTATTAGGGCATTTTCGCTCAGTCGATTATATCCGCCAAGCTACACCCGCCCAACTCGCCGAAGTTCCCGGAATCGGCCCACGACTAGCGCAGGAAATCTACGATTACTTTCATCCCGCGTAAACAAGCTAAATTTCTGTTATTCTTCATTCATTAATCCGCCTAAAATTTCATTCCATTTCTCCTTGTGTATTTTTTGTAGTTCATTATCCGACGCTATCAACTGAGAGTATCCCTCAATAAAATCACTAATAGACTCGATTAATCTTAAATAGTATGTGATTGTCGGGATAATTCCATTCAAAATTACCTGACAACCATGTTCAGATGAAATTTGTGTAATCAGCTTGCTAATTTCTTCTGCTTCTGATTGCTTAATATCTTTTGCAGCAAAAATATAATATCTGCTGGGATTGTATTTAATTATCTTCTCTCTAGCACGATAAAGAATTTGTAAAGTTATTTCTTGACCATGTTTTACTTCTATCGCTTCAACAAGATGATTATTTTGATCAAATATTTCAATGTCTCCCGCAGTCCTTGAAGTTCTATCAGAAGCTGTGTGACTACCTAATTTACCAAGCTTACAAAAACCATATCTAGATATTTCCTTAATCAGAATCTGATAAATAGCATAGAAAGCAATCACTGGTAGTTTTGAACCACCCACAGTTGTATAATTATAATTAAAATGTTTATCTAATTGTTGATTGCTGATGCTGTAACTTCAGCACGAGTAGGTAATAAAGCAACAGTCAAACTAGCTAAAGCAATAGATAGTGGTAATAATTTTTTCATGGTCTTCAATTTCAAATTCTGTCTTTCTAATATCTATAAATTTAGCTGTAATTACAATGGCAAAATTATTGATATTCAAATCAAGGCGATATGAAGATTTGATTCATTTCGTAAGTAAATTAATAGATAATACAGATGGTGATATCAAATCAATTTCTCACCGATAAAACCCAACATCATCCGCGTGCATCCGTGTGCATCTGCGGTTAATTATTTTTTAGTATCTGGTTGCAAATGTAAACAACCACAAAATATTTCTAACTCTGTAACCTATCACCTATCAACTGTCACGAATGACGTAAATACAGATAAATCAACAATGCCAAAATTGCCAAAAATAAATTCCAAGAAACCCGACTCAGAATAAAACGCAAAATTTCTGGATAAAAAAACTGTTTCCAACGTAAAGGCTCAAGAATTCTTGCTAACAAAAACAATCCAAAAATAGCATTTCCTCCCAGCATCAGTGCAAATAACACTAAACATCTGTGCCATGAGCGAGAAATTAAGATGATGGGTGATTGTCTTTGTACTCTTCTTAATAATTGTTCTAATCGCCAAAACATCCACAATAAAAAGGGAAATAAACTATAACTGAGAAAGTTAATTGGTGCAGCGTAACGCCAAGCAATAGATAAAACATTTACCAGTGCATGACAAATCACAGAATTGATCAAAGCTGACAAAATTAACTTTTGTTGGCGATGTAATTTAAGATTCGAGGCAAAATAAATTCCTAAAGCATAACCCCAAGGTGCAGAAAACATTGCATGAACTGGTGTACCAATACTCCGGTCAAGAATTGATGCGGTACCGTGGTAAAGGTAAATCCAGTTTTCTTCGGCGGTAAAACCTAAAGCTACAGCAATCGTAAATAGCAAAATGCTACTGCTGCGGAATCGATACCTGCGTTGCAGATAGATGATGGGGAGAAGAACGGCGATGAACTTGCAACCTTCTTCAATTGGGCCGATTTCTATGAGTTGACGTAAGGCTGCACCAAAAAGCGATCGCTGAATTTGTTGCCAATTTACAATCGAGTTAAATCCCAGTTCCGCTAACCATTGTAAACCCAGGGCTGCACCACCAGAAATTGCTCCGGCCAGAAAAAACCACAGCAAACGCAGTAAAGCCGGAGCAAAGGCGACACGGTAATAGTAATAACCTAAAAGTAACAGTGGGGGAATTGCCGCCCACAGGATTACAGCTAAATTAGTCACTCACCTTAGCAATTACAGTCCGGTGGCGGGGGCTATTGCTGGTAATTGTGGGACGTTGGAAACCTGCACCCATCAAAGCTTGCTCGATATCCAAAGAAAAGTACTCATCTAAATATGGTTCAGTACTCTTGAGCAACGTCAAAATGTAGGGAGGCATTTTTTTTGTAAATCTCAGATTTGGGATTCATGTCCATAATTGCCAAATGACCACTGGGACGCAACAACCGCCGCGCTTCTGCAAAGATTTGGCGCGTTGGTGCTTGGGGTAATTCATGACAGATCAGAAACAGCGAAACCAAATCAAAAGACGCATCTGGTAGCCCTGTCGATTCGGCTGCGGCATGAAGCCAGTTGATATTAGCTTGACGTTGCTGGGCGCGGTAGTTAGCAACAGCCAGGAAGTAGGGAGACAAATCTAAGCCTGTCACTTTCGCTTCGGGATAAACCTGCTGTAAAGCAAAAGTACTTAATCCTACACTACATCCCATATCAAGAATGTCGCGTGGTTCTTGAGGAAGAAAAGGTTTGAGAATATTATGATAACTTTGCCGGAGTTGGCGATCGCCTTCAGCCTCAGCACCAGGCCAAATTTTCGCGTGAACAGCATGGGCAGCAGGTTCTACTTCAAAGGCCGCTTGCCAACTCAGATTGCCATGTTCGTAGGCATGAAATGAAGTGACATAATAATCTGGGTAGGAAAGCTGCGGATTTTGGATTTGCGCTAAATCTGTTGACCAATCACGCGCTTGTAGTTTCTCTACTTCTTTTGTCCAAGGCACACCAATTTTTTTCAGCGCGTTTAATCATCATTTGCCGGGCTTGGTGCTTGGCTAGGTTCGCTAAAGGCTTGATTGCCAAAATGCCGTTTACCAAGTTAACAGCCAAGTTGGGAAAGTTTTGTGCAGCAGCAGTCATAAGTTGATTTGCATTGAACAGCCTTTTTTACTTATGACATAATTCCTGCAAGCCAGTCTAGCAATAGTTAAGTTACGTAACTGAGTGCTAAGTCAAGGAATGATATTCCTCATCAATTCGATGCAGGATAATTACGACCAGACTGATGGATGGGAATTTCTATAACAAATTCAGTTCCCTGTCCTAATGCAGAATGACAGTACAGCTTGCCCTTATGATTGCCTACTACAATTTGATAACTAATAGATAAGCCTAAGCCTGTGCCTTTCCCGACAGGTTTAGTAGTAAAGAAGGGATCAAATAACTTCCCTTGTACTGTTTCATCCATCCCTGAACCGTTATCACTAATGTGAATTGAGACAGTTTTGTCTGCCAAGACTTGCGTCACAATCCAAATTGTAAGATTGGTTTTTTGGAATAATTGGTTATGAGTGGAAGCTTGTTGGTTAAAAGTTAACTCTTCTAACGCATCGATCGCATTTGATAAAAGATTCATGAACACCTGATTGAGTTGACCAGGGTAACACTCAATCAAGGGTAACTGACCGTAATCTTTAATTACTTCAATTGTGGAAGAGCCTGTTTGTGATTTGAGACGGTTTTGCAGGATCAGCAACGTACTTTCAATGCCCTCATGCACATTTACTGCTTTCAACTCAGCTTCATCCAGACGGGAGAAATTGCGTAAAGATTGCACGATTCCCTGAATGCGTTCTGTTCCTACTTTCATAGAACTGAGCAGTTTGGGAAAGTCTTGTTTAAGAAATTCGAGGTCGATGGCTTCCACTGTTGTCTGGATGATTTCTGCGGAATGAGGATATTGTTGTTGGTAAAGGTCGATTAATTGTAGTAAATCCTGAATGTACCTGTTAACATGAGTCAGATTGCCGTGAATAAAGCAGACTGGATTGTTAATTTCATGAGCAACACCCGCAACCAAATTGCCTAAAGCAGACATTTTCTCACTTTGAATGATTCGCATTTGAGCTTGCTGCAAGTCTTGGATGGCTTTCTCCAAATCTTGGGCTTGCTGCCGTAGCTGTGCTTCTGACTCCAGTAAAGCGGCTTGGGCTTGCTTTCGCTGCGCTACTTCTTGTTCAAGTTGCTGATAAGCCTCTACTCGTGTAGCTGCCTGTTGAATTGTCTGGGCAAGAAATTGAATTTCGTTATTTGGCAATCCACTGGGCATCACAAAATGGTCAATACTGTGACTATCGGTAACGGCTTTATTCAAACGTTGGAGTGGATGTAAGACAAATCGCTGAATCATGATTGTCATCAGTACTAGAATTGCTGACATCCCAATGAGTAGGATAATGGTAGAGGTAGAGAGGGTTTGCCAAGCTTGCTGTTGTAGTTCTTGGACATCCAGAATAGCGATCGCTAACCCGCGTCGGTTTGCCTGACCAAACAGTGTACTACTAAAGGGCAAAATTTCAACTAATGCTGGCTTACCGTCTATCGTGATTCTAAAACTCCCTTCCAAACCTGTTTCAGAAGACTGTTTTAGGACATCAGCCAATTCTGGATGAATTGAAGCATAAGGTGGGTTTTGTAGCTCTGTTCCACTCCTTGCTATGGTTTGTCCATTTGGACTGACAATAGCAACTTCTATAACCGTTGGTAGTGTGGCGTAGTTTTGTACCACTCGCTTGATAATGCTCGTATTTCCCAGTTCGATTAATCCTTCTGTGGAAAACCCGACCCCTTGGGTAATTGATTGGCCGCGTTGTTCTAGTTCCTGCTCCAGTTTTGATTGAATCAAGAAGTAGTTTAATCCCAATGTAGTTAAGCCAACCGTTGCTAAAGAAATCCCAAAACCCATCAGTAGTTGCTGGGATAGATGATTTTTAGATGGCTGGCTCATAACTTCCATCCTGTCATGGCTTCATTGACAAGTCCGGTATTAATGTCTACATCTTGCCGAATCACTCGACCATGACGCGGATCTGCTTGCAGCAGTTGCACAATTTCTTCCTTTGCCGAATTGAGACGACCATCGGCGGCAAACATCCGTCTGTTTAAAGTAATATCCCCTTTTTTTAACCCAGCATAATCACTGGCAAAAGACTTACCACTTTGCCCTAGTTTTTCTCCTACAGTGTTAAACACTTTTGTTGGCTGCGTTTCAACAGCGTGCATCACGTCAAACCATGCAAGTATAAATTGCTTGAGTTCTGCTTTTTTCATTTTGACTGTACTTTCACTGGACATCAAAATATCAATCACCAGACTGTCAACTTGCTTTGTCGTGTGAATCACATTTCCCTTGATACTCTTGGCAGTTTCTCCTAGCATCGGTTCCCACAGCACAGCAGCATCAATTTCACTTGTTCTGATTTTCTCGGCTGCTACATCATTGGAGAAATCTCGAATCTGAACTTCAGAAGGTTTGATTTTATGCGCTTTCAAGGCTTCCAGCAAAATTAAATGGTTGACAGTTCCTAGCTTTGCCCCGACCTTTTTACCGCGCAAATCTTCAACGGATTTAATTTCTGGAAGGGCAACAATTCCGTCGGCTCCCGCAGAGATATTGGTTGTCATTAATACCATAGGCTTATCGTTGCCGGGGTCAACTTGCATCACATCCCAGAAAGACACAAATGCTGCATCTAATCCGCCTCGGAGTACAGCCCGACTAGAATCTTGCTGGTTATCAAATCGTACTAACTCAACTTCTAGCCCTCGCTGTTTGAAGATTCCAGAGGGTTGGGCATAGCGTACAATGTCAAAACCCGCCCAGCTTGTAATTCCAACTCGAAGCGGTTTGAGGGATTGGTTTTGTCCAAGACTACAGCCACTGCTCACAAAGGTAAGGCAAACAGTGATTACAAACAAACACAACAAGGTAGGCTTGATACCTAACCTCAGCTTTTGCTGCCACCAGATACCCAATTTGCCAATAATCTGAGCAACTTTCATGACCTACAAATCCTACTCTGGGAACACTTTACTTAAAACCAATGATTCCCAAAAATTTAGTAGGCATAACGTTTCTGTTCAAGCGTCGCTAACTGTGAAAGAATCAACGATGTTGTTCTGGTGCTAGAGGTGATGAAAAAAGATTAACCTTTAGAATTAAAATGCTTTGGGATAATTGCTCTAGGTACGGAGGGAGGAAAGTTAAGCAGTGGATATTTTAGAACTGTTTCAAAAGGGTGGGCCAGCGATGTGGCCTTTGGCAGTTTTGTCAATTCTGGCTCTGAGCGTAATTTTAGAGCGTTTGTGGTTTTGGTTGCGGATTTTAAATCAAGAAAAGGAAATAGTTAACCGTGTACTAGATGCAGCCCAAGAAGATTGGGATATAGCCGCAGATATCGCCAAACGAGCCACAGACCAGCCAATTGGGCGATTTCTCTATGCACCTTTACGCTTGTTAAAAGTAGATTTGGAAACTTTTCGTTTAGCACTAGAAGCCACAGCAGAAGACGAATTAGCTGGGATGCGTCGTGGTGAAAAACTCTTAGAAGCGGTGATTGCACTTTCCCCACTGTTGGGACTATTGGGTACAGTGTTGGGTTTGATTCACTCTTTGCGCTCAATTCGCATTGGCGATTTAGGCACTGAATCAACTGCTGGGGTAACTACTGGGATTGGGGAATCTTTGATTAGTACTGCCGCAGGGTTAATCGTTGCAATTATTAGCTTGGTATTTTATCGCCTATTCCAAAGTTTTTTAGTGAACCAAGTCAAAATTTTTCGCAAGGCGGGGAATGAATTGGAATTGCTTTATCGTCAATCTCCACCGGAATTTAGTAACAATACAGCAATTGTGCATGAAGCTTCTCGTGAAACTGTCACTCCACCCCGCAAAAAAGCTAAAAATCTATTTCCGCAACCTCCAGAAGAACCGAATGTGACTGATTCATTAGATCCTGAACAGTAGGCAGGGGGCAGGGAGTAGAAGGCAGGGGGCAAGAGGCAATTTATTACTCAGCACTCAGCACTCAGCACTTTCAACTCAGTACTAACACTTTGCTATAACTAAAATTTATCAGACGATGAAAGTTAATCTGCATACTCCAGTTGAAGAAGTACAAATTCAAATCATTCCTTTAATTGATGTTGTTTTTTGTATTTTGACGTTTTTTTTTGTTAGCAGCATTACAATTTACTCGCCAACAAGCTATTAATGTTGATTTGCCCAAAGCTTCTACAGGTACGGCTGCGATCGCTGGACAAACAGGTAGTCAAATTGTGACTATTGATGCTGTAGGCAATACTTACATTGAAAAACAACCTGTAAAACGCGAGGAATTAGCACAGAGACTCAGGCAATATCTCGAACAAAATCCTGATGGAATTTTGGTATTAAATGCTTCTCGTACTACGACTTATAATGATGTGGTGGAAACGCTAGATTTATTACGACAAATAGGAGGCGATCGCGTTTCTTTAGGCATTATTCCAGGGCCTAGCCAACCTTCCACCACTCAACCTAATCAACTACCAGAATCCTATTTCCCCAATAATCCTGGCGTGCCGCCTGCACCAATTCCAGAAACCAATCCCCAGGGAAATTTTAATCCCAATATCCTAACTAACCCTAACCAAATACCTCCTAATTATGGACAGCCTTCCTCTGGAGAAGGCGTAGTTCCGGCTGTACCAAATGCACCAGCAACCCAAGTACCAGTAGCACCAGGAAATACTAATAATTCTGCTCCAAACTGATAAATTTGAGCAGAATGTTCCCACTCAAAATGCAGTGATGGAAGATAAAGCAAAAATCCTTCTTTA encodes the following:
- a CDS encoding MotA/TolQ/ExbB proton channel family protein, translating into MDILELFQKGGPAMWPLAVLSILALSVILERLWFWLRILNQEKEIVNRVLDAAQEDWDIAADIAKRATDQPIGRFLYAPLRLLKVDLETFRLALEATAEDELAGMRRGEKLLEAVIALSPLLGLLGTVLGLIHSLRSIRIGDLGTESTAGVTTGIGESLISTAAGLIVAIISLVFYRLFQSFLVNQVKIFRKAGNELELLYRQSPPEFSNNTAIVHEASRETVTPPRKKAKNLFPQPPEEPNVTDSLDPEQ
- a CDS encoding ABC transporter substrate-binding protein, whose translation is MKVAQIIGKLGIWWQQKLRLGIKPTLLCLFVITVCLTFVSSGCSLGQNQSLKPLRVGITSWAGFDIVRYAQPSGIFKQRGLEVELVRFDNQQDSSRAVLRGGLDAAFVSFWDVMQVDPGNDKPMVLMTTNISAGADGIVALPEIKSVEDLRGKKVGAKLGTVNHLILLEALKAHKIKPSEVQIRDFSNDVAAEKIRTSEIDAAVLWEPMLGETAKSIKGNVIHTTKQVDSLVIDILMSSESTVKMKKAELKQFILAWFDVMHAVETQPTKVFNTVGEKLGQSGKSFASDYAGLKKGDITLNRRMFAADGRLNSAKEEIVQLLQADPRHGRVIRQDVDINTGLVNEAMTGWKL
- a CDS encoding sensor histidine kinase, translated to MSQPSKNHLSQQLLMGFGISLATVGLTTLGLNYFLIQSKLEQELEQRGQSITQGVGFSTEGLIELGNTSIIKRVVQNYATLPTVIEVAIVSPNGQTIARSGTELQNPPYASIHPELADVLKQSSETGLEGSFRITIDGKPALVEILPFSSTLFGQANRRGLAIAILDVQELQQQAWQTLSTSTIILLIGMSAILVLMTIMIQRFVLHPLQRLNKAVTDSHSIDHFVMPSGLPNNEIQFLAQTIQQAATRVEAYQQLEQEVAQRKQAQAALLESEAQLRQQAQDLEKAIQDLQQAQMRIIQSEKMSALGNLVAGVAHEINNPVCFIHGNLTHVNRYIQDLLQLIDLYQQQYPHSAEIIQTTVEAIDLEFLKQDFPKLLSSMKVGTERIQGIVQSLRNFSRLDEAELKAVNVHEGIESTLLILQNRLKSQTGSSTIEVIKDYGQLPLIECYPGQLNQVFMNLLSNAIDALEELTFNQQASTHNQLFQKTNLTIWIVTQVLADKTVSIHISDNGSGMDETVQGKLFDPFFTTKPVGKGTGLGLSISYQIVVGNHKGKLYCHSALGQGTEFVIEIPIHQSGRNYPASN
- a CDS encoding PrsW family glutamic-type intramembrane protease — encoded protein: MTNLAVILWAAIPPLLLLGYYYYRVAFAPALLRLLWFFLAGAISGGAALGLQWLAELGFNSIVNWQQIQRSLFGAALRQLIEIGPIEEGCKFIAVLLPIIYLQRRYRFRSSSILLFTIAVALGFTAEENWIYLYHGTASILDRSIGTPVHAMFSAPWGYALGIYFASNLKLHRQQKLILSALINSVICHALVNVLSIAWRYAAPINFLSYSLFPFLLWMFWRLEQLLRRVQRQSPIILISRSWHRCLVLFALMLGGNAIFGLFLLARILEPLRWKQFFYPEILRFILSRVSWNLFLAILALLIYLYLRHS